From the Cryptomeria japonica chromosome 2, Sugi_1.0, whole genome shotgun sequence genome, one window contains:
- the LOC131873672 gene encoding uncharacterized protein LOC131873672, whose amino-acid sequence MAREQWPLDPCPSGFIGTRPRGARDGAWRYAYEGPDPGSIICIQCERILHGGINCLKYHLAGIDRHDARACPGTNEEIKRQMNALLAAGEEKKLQRERAKLAMRSAIAESQGVSIDLEEEEEALEGIVGSRRGPRIRKPTISSPIASASSSRVPGRGPVPLPSQRSGSIGDYFVPRNTPGGQPSLEASGWNKEVHEKTDIAVADFWYFNNIAFNVAENAYWLNLVTAVTVSGKGYKAPSRRDLSGRLLTNAVARAREVMEDQKIDWANYGCTILSDGWTDGKNRTIINFLVACKDNVVFLKSVDASNKVKNAETLAGMLERVIMEVGVENVVQIITDNAAAYVSAGRILQERHPTLFWTPCAAHVLDLLLEDIGKLEWVTPVVEDARRITKYIYNHPWVLNLMRQHTQGKDLVRAGVTRFATIFLTLQSILAALASLKQMFVSGEWLNSPYSKKPEGEAVACIVFDNQFAQRAAEIVKVSEPLVRVLRLVDGDKTPMGYLYEAMDRAKESIKNYYKGDRLKFDPIWEIVDRRWNNQLHQPIHAAGYFLNPRFRFGGSYSDSNGEVMEGLGTCIERMVPDVEERDLIVSELQNYEGGRGKLFSSELARRGRTTQTPDAWWQNWGGNTPHLKKFALRVLCQPCSSSNCERNWSLFEAIHTKKRSKLAQKRLNDLVYVQYNLRLRVKKVEELEGGPIDLDDIDPYSDWTSQEQPPLFSDTDITDLERQAMEEGGGFGFRLDDIEEDEDEDEDEDSLPVPEAGGDIASSRMENESQSTIPSEEAQSRPVPQQTYTTRQSRPSSSTSPHVFARAGKRKL is encoded by the exons atggcaagggagcaatggccactagatccatgcccatctggatttataggcacccgtcctagaggtgctagagatggggcatggaggtatgcctatgagggacccgatcctgggtcaattatatgcatacagtgtgagagaatacttcatggaggcatcaactgcctcaaataccaccttgcaggaatagataggcatgatgctagagcatgccctgggaccaatgaagaaataaaaagacaaatgaatgccctacttgcagctggggaagagaagaaactgcaaagggagagggcaaaactagccatgagatcagccatagctgaatctcaaggtgtttctattgaccttgaagaggaagaagaagcacttgagggcatagtgggctctcggcgtggcccacgtatccgcaaaccGACCATCAGCTCACCCATTgcttctgcttcctctagtagagtacctggccGGGGCcctgttccacttccatcacaacgATCAGGTtcgataggtgattattttgtgcccagaaACACACCTGGaggacaaccatcattagaggctagtggatggaataaggaggtacatgagaaaactgacattgcagttgctgatttttggtacttcaacaacattgcattcaatgtggcggagaatgcttattggttgaatttggtgactgctgtgacagtttcaggaaaggggtacaaggccccttctcgcagggatttgagtgggag gttgctcacaaatgcagttgctagggcaagagaagtgatggaggatcaaaaaattgattgggcaaattatggctgcaccattctttctgatgggtggacagatggcaagaaccgcaccatcatcaattttttggtcgcttgcaaggacaatgtagtgttcttgaaatctgtcgatgcctccaacaaggtgaaaaatgcagaaacattggctggaatgttggagcgtgtcatcatggaggtgggggtagagaatgtggtgcaaatcatcacagataatgcagcagcatatgtgtcagcag gaagaatcctccaagagaggcaccccactcttttttggacaccttgtgcagcacatgtccttgaccttcttttggaggacataggaaaacttgagtgggtgactccagttgtggaagatgcaaggaggatcactaaatatatctacaatcacccttgggtcctaaatttgatgagacaacacacgcaagggaaagatttggtgagagctggtgtcacaaggtttgcaacgattttcttgacgttgcaaagcattcttgctgcattggcttctttgaaacaaatgtttgtgagtggagaatggcttaactcaccttattcaaagaagcctgaaggagaggctgtcgcatgcatagtctttgacaaccaatttgcacaaagggctgcagagattgtgaag gtgtcagagcccttggttcgagttcttcgcttggtggatggggataaaaccccaatgggatatctttatgaggccatggatagggccaaagagtctatcaaaaattactacaagggggataggctcaaatttgatcccatttgggaaattgttgataggaggtggaacaatcagctccaccaacccattcatgcagcagggtacttcctcaaccctcgttttaggtttgggggttcttactcagattcgaatggagaagtcatggagggcctcggtacatgcattgagaggatggtacctgatgttgaggagagagacctcattgtgagtgagctccaaaattatgagggaggaaggggtaagctattctcttcagagctggctaggagaggaagaaccactcaaaccccag atgcttggtggcaaaattggggtggaaacaccccacatctcaaaaaatttgccctcagagtcttatgtcagccttgcagttcatccaattgtgagcgcaattggagcttgtttgaagcaatccacacgaagaagaggagcaagttagcgcagaaacggctcaatgaccttgtctacgtgcaatataatcttcgattgcgcgtaaagaaggtagaggaactagaaggtggtccaattgacttggatgatatagatccttacagtgattggacatcacaggagcagcctccattgttttccgacactgacatcactgatttggagaggcaggctatggaggaggggggtggatttggtttcaggctggatgacattgaggaggatgaggatgaggatgaggatgaggattcattgccagtgccagaggcaggtggagacatagcttcatccaggatggagaatgagtctcaatcaaccataccgagcgaggaggcacagtcacgcccagtcccacagcagacttatacgactagacagtctagaccctctagttctacctctccccatgtttttgctagagctgggaagaggaagttgtaa